ATGCATGGTACTCTTTGGTTTTACTACGATTCTTGGCTGGGATTACTATAGCGAGCGTTGCCTTGAATATCTTACTGGCGGCAATCTACAGGTAGTAAAGGCCTACCGATGGCTTTACATCCTCTGTGTATTCATTGGACCATACATGACTGTTGCTGCTGTGTGGACCATTGCTGACATCTTCAACGGCCTTATGGCTATTCCCAATATGATTGCGCTGTTTGCCCTTTCAGGAATTGTGGCTCACGAAACAAAGACGTACTTCACGCGCTTAGCCGATGCTAGCGGCAACGAAGAAGATATGGTCGCCTACGTGAACGATCCTATTGACTGGAAGGTCGGCTCCCCGCAGGGGTAACACAAGAAGTTGCCCCACCCGAGGGATAAAGACAAACGCAAGAACAAAGACGCGGATAAACACCGCATATTTAGAAAACGAGCAACGGTAGCTAAAGAGCCTTCCTCGCTCTTGCAAGGAAGGCTCTTTCTGAAAGTTTCTTATAGGCTTATAAGCTCGTTTTCTTATGAAGACCACCCTATGAAGGGTTTGAAGGATTTGATTCCTGCAGCGACAAAATATCAACAAGCTTACGGGCAGCATCACGCACGCTCATACCATCAAGATCAAGAGTCACTTCAGCATATTGTTCATACAGAGGAATACGCTCTTCATACAGGTCGGATAGGCTCATACCCATACCGTCTTTCATCACAACGCCACGTTCGTATAACCCACCAAGTCGCATGGTGAGTTCTTCAAGCGATGTCTTCAAGTACACTATCGTACCAATATGCATAAGGTGCTTCATGGCTTCGTCGGAATACACGGCAGAGCCACCAGTTGCTATTACCGTGCGCGATGCTTCGAGACCGCAAAGCACTTCGTTTTCTACCTGAATAAAGCCAGTTGGTCCACAGGCATCAAGGATCTTTTGCAGAGTCTTATTACTCTGATTCTGAATAAGCAAATCAGCATCGATAAAATCGAACCCCAAGATCTTGGCCAACACAATACCGAGTGTCGACTTTCCAGCTCCTGGCATGCCAATAAGCACAATATTATCTTTCTCCACCATGGCGTTCCTTTACCTATTCACACCCAACAACATTCAATCACAGCACTATAGCAAGTGATAGCCAAAATAAGTCAGCACAAGTGCGCGTCGTGAGCAAATCATTTTTAGACGAGCGTTAAAACACAGTTTTACTGAAGTATGCTTCGCAGGCTTAGCGCGCACCGCCTCCGCCGCCGCCAAAACCGCCTCCGCCGCCGCCGGAGAACCCTCCGCCAAAACCACCACCAGACGATGAAGGCGACAGGGCACTACTTACCACACTTTCGGTATTACTGACCATCGTGTCGAAAGCTGACGTAAAGCTATCCGCAGCAGATCCCCCGTGTGCACCAGCATTGTATGCATACCACGTTGTATACCAGTTAAGAGAGGAATCACTTCCCGTCTCGGCTTCGGCAAACATCTCAGGGAAGGCTGCACGCAACTGAGCAATCGTTTCGGTGGCAACACCAAACAGATAGGCATATACCATGAATTCACCCCAGACCTTTACATCAGTCGGCGGTCGCTCGTCGATAGCAGAAAAGTCCTTTAGCCAGTTACGTAATGCTTTACAACGTGCATACGTATCAGTTCCCTTCTGCGTACGACGTTCCATCTTTGAAGAAATAATAAAAATAATAAACGCTGTCGGAACCGCACAAATAAGTGGAATGAAATTCCCGGTTACGAAAGACGCACCAAAGGCAGCAATAACAACAAATCCCCTTAATGCCGTGAGGGTACCCTTATGAGACTGCTCAAAGTATTCCTGCCTGTTTGTTTCAGCGGTTACCAGCCCGCGCCACGATCTAATCTGCTTATCGTATGCGCTGGGATTGTCTGAGCCATACTGTTTGATAGTTCCTAACCAGAGAGCGTCTTCACCCTGTGCAATCTTATCAAACAAAAACTCAATGACTTTCCGATCAATCGGGTCGGCTAACTGCTCAACTTTGGCAGGTACGCGTGTGAGATAGAAATCTTCTACTTCTTTACCTTTTGCATTGGGATAGGTACCACGTGCAATAATAACGGCACCTTCGTTAGCCAGATGCATGATAGTTGCTGTTAGCTCAGAATTGTTTGTCTTTCCCATCTTCCACAGGCGCGCTATCACCGCAGGATGTACCTCTTTATCAGGTACATCACGCCAATATTTATCCGTAAAAGTTGGCTTGAATTCCTTGCCATACCGAAGATACAAACGCCAAGCAATCAAAAGAGCAAGCACACAAAGAAGCACAACACCCGCAATAAATGCGATGTTTAATGCCCGCCCTAGATTAGCCTCATTAGCCCACTTCTCTTCTTCTTCTTTCACCTGGTCAAGATGGGAGACACCGGGGTGGTAATTCGCATAATTCTGTGGCAAATCGACAAGCCATGCACGCGGGAAGACCACTCGTGCCTCAGCAAACGAACCCGAAGGAACCTTGGAAATCGCATAGGTAAGACTCGTTCCATCATCATTAAACGAAACCGTACCACTTGCTGGGCCGTGGCCCCAGGCATAGACATCGCTTCCGGGCTGCGCAGCTATTCCAGCTGGTGCAGGTAGATTTATCTTACAGGTAACATTCGAGGAAGCTTCACTCCAACCGTCTCCGACAAATTGCCAATAGAGATCAACTCCATCATCGTAGACCGCTACGGTATCAACGACGGTGTAGTCGATAGTGATGGTGCGCTGCTCGTTAGTTGCGAAGAAAAAGGCATACACCGTATTCTTCACGCTATCCACTGAGTAGGCCTCTTTTCCAGGCCCTCCTTCATTGCGCCACGAGGTTTGAAAAGGCACTTCTGAAAGTTCTACCGTGCTCGTCTCCGGTCCGGATGTCCACTGGGTTGTTTTTGTCATAGACATACTATTGACGGTGATATTACCGCTATTGAATGTCCACCAAATTGCTGAGAACGATCCGTCAAAATCAAAGGTACGCTTTTCAACAACATGCAGCGACCCATCGCTTTGCATGTCTGCAACGATATCCACCTGAGGCATCTTGAAATCTTTCGCCCACGCCGTAGACGGAAACGTTGCCTGAACAGCAATGAAGAGCGTGAATAACGCAAGCGAAAAAAGCAGGAGATGACTGAGCTTGCTAGAGTGTGCAGAACGATGGGGGGTGTGCACTAAGGCAGCTGACTTCACTGGCATGTATACCTCCAGAAACGGTGTGCATTTCAATTGTACCAGCCGACTGGCAGCAGAGATTGACACGAAAGCTAGAAATGCGGTGATGATACCGAAAGAGCGCGCTGAATCACTCTTCCGCTTCTTGCATCTTTCATTGAAAGACGCTAGTATGAGCCATTGCGTCTCGGGCTTCGGACGCGTAAAGGCCGGACGGAGAGCTGACCGAGAGGCCGAAGGTGCTCGCCTGCTAAGCGAGTATGCCCCAAAAGGGTATCTGGGGTTCGAATCCCCAGCTCTCCGCCACTTTTATTCTTGAGTCTGCTTTTCAGACACCCACCCATACGTAATATCAGCAAGCGGTTTTGACCCGATATACCCGTGTCTATTTCCGTACACTGCAACTCAGCTCAGTCGTATTCTTCTTACAGCCGCCGGAAAGTGATACCGTGCAAACGGTGCATCGCCACAGGTGTCGTCGCAAGTATCAATTAGCGGCGGTGCAGCAGACGACGAAGCACTTCAGCAGCAATGCGCTGCCATATTGGTGGGTTAATAACCTCTGCTTCCACAGGTATAAAACGGTAGTGCGGATGGTTTCGATGAAAAATCGTGCGACAGATTGCTGTCACCACCAAACCAATAGCCCCTACCGCAAAAAATGAAAATGCCAATTCGACTGCCACACTGTTCGATTCAAACAAGGCATAGAGCGCTGCGAGACCAAAAAATGCGCAGATAAGACCATTGATTCCGAAGAAAATATGAATGAGTAACTCTTTCGCCCGATTGGGAGAAGAGCGCCATGACACTGCTACGTAGATTACAGCAGCAATAAGAGCCATCACCACCAGAAGAGGCAGGACACGCGCAAAACGAGCAACCATCTCGACCTCTGGGTGAAACTACGACTGGAACTAACTACGATTGAAATTGCACAGCGGGTGCCTGCTCGGCACCACTTGCAGCATCAAAGCTCTCACGCTTCGTAAAGCCCATAGCACCAGCAATAAGTACTGCTGGAAATGTCTGAATAGCATTATTGAAGTTCATTACCGTGTCGTTATAGCTCTGCCGCATGTAACTGATCTTATCTTCTGTGTCTGACAGCTGATTCTGCAGGTCAAGGAAGTTCTCGTTTGCCTTCAGCTCTGGATACGATTCACTGACAGCAAAGAGCGTCTTTAAGGTACTGGTCAGCACATTATCGGCTGCCATCTTTTCACCAGGAGTCTGAGCTGTCGCCACAGCTGCACGCGCTTGCGTGACTTCATCAAGTGTTTTGCGTTCGTGCTGAGCATATCCCTTAACCGTCTCAACCAGATTAGGAATCAAATCAAGACGCCGTTGGAGTTGTACATCTATCTGCGACCAGGCATTATCTACTCGGTTACGCAATTTGATCAGATTGTTGTACAGCGCAATAAGTGCGATCGCCAACACAACGATGATGCCGACAATAATAAGGATGGCAGAAATCATTGCAGTCTCCTTTGTAGGGAATCGATGCACTTTATTCTAGCATGCTCCCTTCACAGATGAACTCACGGACAAGCTCTGAAACCAAACCGACGGCTTCGAATAGCTTTTACGCACTGCTTCGGCTTTTTATTCATCCAAAGGCTGCTTGATGCCAGCCTGAGGGATGCTATGGCGCTAGCTTACGAATGCTATGGTGTCAGCCTGACTGCTATGACACTAACCTGAAGAATGTAGCCAAATCTTAACGAGGAAGCTGAGCGGCGCGAATAGAAGAAAACGATGTCGCACGCGCCCAATACCCCGCTAAACGAGCAGCGGCAGTCAGTGCGTGCGCTGCTTCAAGACTCTCGCATACCACGAAAGTGGCTGAACCGCTTCCACAAAGCAAGCAATCCTTTGGCGCCACACTATCATCCTCCCCTGCACTATCGGCCACTGTGCTATTCACCTCTGCGTTACCCGCTCGCGTAGTATTCCGTATGAAGCCCTTCACGTCAGAAAGTGCCGGCAAGAGCAATTCGGCAGGCGCTTGAAGATTGTTGTAAAGCGGAATCTCAGACGCATCGGTCGCATCGTGTAGCACTGCAAGCATATCGTCACACGAATAAACAGGGGCTTTGTCAAAGGTTCGATAGGCTTGTGCGGTCGAAATACCTTCAGCGGGGCGAATAATAACAACCTGTTCGCTGCGAGAACGATATCGCTTACGAAGAATGTCTCCCCGCCCCTCTAAAAGGGCACTTCCCCCGTGCAAGAAAAAGGCTGTATCCGCGCCAATTTCCTGAGCCGCCTGATAAATCACCTGGTCTGTTGGGTCAACATTCCACAGTGCCGCGGCGCCTATCAGGGCAGCAGCTGCATCGGAACTTCCTCCCCCCAAGCCAGACTGCGGCGGTATATGTTTTTCAATCACCAGACGCACATGTTCGTCGTTAGTGCGCCCCATCAAACGCGCCAGTACACGTACTGCGCGACAGGCAAGATTATCTTGATCGGTAATGTCTGCGGGAGCAATTCCTTCGCGCCATTGCATATTGACGCTTACAGAAAGCCCGCTTCCTGCAGGAACTTCAATCGTATGCTCGCGTATCGGCTGAGCTTCGTCGCACGGTTCTGCCAGCACAACCTGCTCGCCGCTGGAAACCAGCGTCATATGAATCGTGTCGTGCAAAGCAAGGGCCTGCATAACAGTTGTCACCTCGTGATAACCGTCGGGCTGCAAGCGACCAACACCCAGAAACAAATTCACTTTCGCTGGTGCAATAAGATTAATTGTCTGCATCAGACTGTTCTCCTTCACCTTGCGTGCCCTGGCTGTCGGATAAGGCGCTATATACCTGACCGTCTGCTGTGCTGCGTCGCGCCCGCGCTTGCGCACGCCGTGTCGCAAAGAACGAACGGAGCAGCTGAGCACTTTCATCGGCGCATACACCTGACCGTACCGCAAAGGAGTGATTCAACCGTTCATCTTCGTGAATGCGATATAGAGATCCCAGCGCGCCAGCCTTCGGATCGAAAGCGCCAAAAACACAGCAGTCAATACGCGCCTGATGCATCAGACCTGCGCACATGATGCAGGGCTCAAGCGTGACATACACCGTACAACCAGTCAGTCGCCAGACGCCGAGCCGCCGAGCCGCTTCGCGCAAGGCTAAGAATTCAGCATGCCCCGCTGGATCGGCGTCGGTCTCGCGACGATTTCCTGCACGAGCAATCACCTGCGGGCAAGCAAGCGGACGACGTGTAGCTGGGTCAATAGGCTCATACACGACCACAGCTCCAATGGGTATTTCACCCAAGCCCTGCGCATGACGCGCTTCGTTAAGAGCCATCTGCATGTATTCGCTGTCTCTGTATTCGCTGTTTTGTTCTTTCATATCGCGCATCATTATATGGTATCCTGATGCACGCACCGTGCGAGCACGGCGTAATTAGGAGGAATGGCCGAGTGGTTGAAGGCGGCAGTCTTGAAAACTGTTGAGCCGCAAGGTTCCGTGGGTTCGAATCCTACTTCCTCCGCCAGCACTATCGGGCCCAGAAGTATCTGAGCCCTTTTATTTTGATTATGAGTTCCTTCTTTAGAGCTGGGGATATAGGCAGAAAAGTGTGTCTGTGGCTACTCACCACCATAAGGCCACAAATCGCTTGATCCTCTAATCTATTCGATATGAACTGTTCGTATGAAAGTCTGTCCATTCTATTGCTGAACCCCAACACTTTACCCTGCGTTTTGAGCTGAGTCTTCATTCTTCCTAAACTATTCAGTCAACCGCTTTTCCACGGGAACCCACGGACGCGTCTCGCGACGTGTCGATTTATATGCCGGGCGAATAATCCGTTTACCGCTTACCAACTCTTCAAAACGATGAGCACTCCATCCCGCCAGACGAGCACACGCAAACAGTGGCGTGTATAAGTCTTCAGGAATACCCAACAGGGAATACACAAAACCAGAATACATATCCACGTTTGCACACATGTCTTTTTTGATGCCGCGTTCACGCAGGATGACCTCGGGACTCAACCGCTCAATAGATTCGAGCAGCTTAAACTCCGCTTCAAATTCAGTTCCGGCCGCCAACCGAGCGGCAAATCGCTTGAGAATGACAGCGCGCGGATCGCTGCGCGTATAAACCGCATGGCCCATCCCATAGATGAGACCCGTGTTGTCATAAGCCTTTTTGTTCACGATACGCGCCAAATAATCCGCGACTTCATCGTCGTTTTCCCAACACGTAACGTGATCTTTAATCTCCTGCTGCATTTCGCGAACCTTATGGTTCGCGCCCCCATGTTTGAGCCCCTTGAGCGATCCAATAGCGGCCGCGTATGCTGCATATGGATCGGTATCAGCCGAAGAAAGAACGCGACAGGTAAAGGTTGAATTGTTTCCGCCACCATGTTCAGCATGCAAGCACAGCATGATATCGAGCAGGCGCGCCTCTTCTGGGGTAAATTGGCGATCGGGACGCAACATAGACAGAATCGTTTCAGCCGTCGAAGAGCCAGGCAGAAACGGATGCATAATCATTGAACCTTTTGCAAAACGTGCTTGCTTGGCGTAGTACGTCAGAACAGCAATCCGCGGTAGACGCGAAAGAAGCGATATGGCTGTTTTCACCTCATGCTCGTAGCTGCGCACCTCTGCGCTGACGTCGTATGAATACAGCAGCAACACACAACGCTGCAGCATATTCATGATGTCGGGTGGCGTTTCCTTCATGATGATGGACGCCGTGAAACCATCGGGTAAATCGCGCTCGGCATCAAGAGCTTCCACGAAACTTTCGAGCTCTTCTTGATGAGGCAAATCACCCATAAGAAGCAGATAGGCAATCTCTTCGTAATTGAAACGCCGCGTGGCGTCCTCTTCGCCAATCAGGTCGCCAAGGTTATAGCCGCGCAGCGTAAGACGCCCTTCATCAGGTACCTTATCGCCATCGCTCATCACGTAACCATGCACGTTTGAGATGTTTGTAATACCCGCTACGACGCCTGATCCATCGGCATTACGCAAACCACGTTTGACATCGTATGCATCGTACCATGCAGGATCGATTGAGTTGATGCGCTCGAAGTCCTGATAGAGTGCTAGTTTGTCGCACACGCTCATAAGCGAACCCCTTCCGCCAAATTATCCGCTGGCGTACTTTCCACAAGAATTTGCATAGAACTGTCAATCAGCCGATAGAGATGCATAAACTATGCATTATAGAGTGATTATTTGCAACACGGGAAACTTTTTTGTTTAAACCCGTTGACAGGGTAAAATGGTAATGGCAATATGATCAACGCTGAATTTCAAATGCGCCGTTACCTCAGCTGGATAGAGGGACTGACTACGAATCAGTACGTCGGGGGTTCGAATCCCTCACGGCGCACCAGCTGAATCTATAAGCCAGGAAGCTTTTGCTTCCTGGCTTTTTACTTCTCGCGTATTTTGAGATTGCTATCAGCTACTATACGCAGAAGGTACATACCGTTTGTTCTGCATCTCAAACGACTAACAGGGAACATAAAGAACAACTACGAATACCAAACGCTTCTTAAAT
This genomic interval from Cryptobacterium curtum DSM 15641 contains the following:
- a CDS encoding shikimate kinase, producing MVEKDNIVLIGMPGAGKSTLGIVLAKILGFDFIDADLLIQNQSNKTLQKILDACGPTGFIQVENEVLCGLEASRTVIATGGSAVYSDEAMKHLMHIGTIVYLKTSLEELTMRLGGLYERGVVMKDGMGMSLSDLYEERIPLYEQYAEVTLDLDGMSVRDAARKLVDILSLQESNPSNPS
- a CDS encoding DUF2207 domain-containing protein, whose amino-acid sequence is MPVKSAALVHTPHRSAHSSKLSHLLLFSLALFTLFIAVQATFPSTAWAKDFKMPQVDIVADMQSDGSLHVVEKRTFDFDGSFSAIWWTFNSGNITVNSMSMTKTTQWTSGPETSTVELSEVPFQTSWRNEGGPGKEAYSVDSVKNTVYAFFFATNEQRTITIDYTVVDTVAVYDDGVDLYWQFVGDGWSEASSNVTCKINLPAPAGIAAQPGSDVYAWGHGPASGTVSFNDDGTSLTYAISKVPSGSFAEARVVFPRAWLVDLPQNYANYHPGVSHLDQVKEEEEKWANEANLGRALNIAFIAGVVLLCVLALLIAWRLYLRYGKEFKPTFTDKYWRDVPDKEVHPAVIARLWKMGKTNNSELTATIMHLANEGAVIIARGTYPNAKGKEVEDFYLTRVPAKVEQLADPIDRKVIEFLFDKIAQGEDALWLGTIKQYGSDNPSAYDKQIRSWRGLVTAETNRQEYFEQSHKGTLTALRGFVVIAAFGASFVTGNFIPLICAVPTAFIIFIISSKMERRTQKGTDTYARCKALRNWLKDFSAIDERPPTDVKVWGEFMVYAYLFGVATETIAQLRAAFPEMFAEAETGSDSSLNWYTTWYAYNAGAHGGSAADSFTSAFDTMVSNTESVVSSALSPSSSGGGFGGGFSGGGGGGFGGGGGGAR
- a CDS encoding LemA family protein, whose protein sequence is MISAILIIVGIIVVLAIALIALYNNLIKLRNRVDNAWSQIDVQLQRRLDLIPNLVETVKGYAQHERKTLDEVTQARAAVATAQTPGEKMAADNVLTSTLKTLFAVSESYPELKANENFLDLQNQLSDTEDKISYMRQSYNDTVMNFNNAIQTFPAVLIAGAMGFTKRESFDAASGAEQAPAVQFQS
- a CDS encoding 4-(cytidine 5'-diphospho)-2-C-methyl-D-erythritol kinase encodes the protein MQTINLIAPAKVNLFLGVGRLQPDGYHEVTTVMQALALHDTIHMTLVSSGEQVVLAEPCDEAQPIREHTIEVPAGSGLSVSVNMQWREGIAPADITDQDNLACRAVRVLARLMGRTNDEHVRLVIEKHIPPQSGLGGGSSDAAAALIGAAALWNVDPTDQVIYQAAQEIGADTAFFLHGGSALLEGRGDILRKRYRSRSEQVVIIRPAEGISTAQAYRTFDKAPVYSCDDMLAVLHDATDASEIPLYNNLQAPAELLLPALSDVKGFIRNTTRAGNAEVNSTVADSAGEDDSVAPKDCLLCGSGSATFVVCESLEAAHALTAAARLAGYWARATSFSSIRAAQLPR
- a CDS encoding nucleoside deaminase; translated protein: MKEQNSEYRDSEYMQMALNEARHAQGLGEIPIGAVVVYEPIDPATRRPLACPQVIARAGNRRETDADPAGHAEFLALREAARRLGVWRLTGCTVYVTLEPCIMCAGLMHQARIDCCVFGAFDPKAGALGSLYRIHEDERLNHSFAVRSGVCADESAQLLRSFFATRRAQARARRSTADGQVYSALSDSQGTQGEGEQSDADN
- a CDS encoding citrate/2-methylcitrate synthase; this translates as MSVCDKLALYQDFERINSIDPAWYDAYDVKRGLRNADGSGVVAGITNISNVHGYVMSDGDKVPDEGRLTLRGYNLGDLIGEEDATRRFNYEEIAYLLLMGDLPHQEELESFVEALDAERDLPDGFTASIIMKETPPDIMNMLQRCVLLLYSYDVSAEVRSYEHEVKTAISLLSRLPRIAVLTYYAKQARFAKGSMIMHPFLPGSSTAETILSMLRPDRQFTPEEARLLDIMLCLHAEHGGGNNSTFTCRVLSSADTDPYAAYAAAIGSLKGLKHGGANHKVREMQQEIKDHVTCWENDDEVADYLARIVNKKAYDNTGLIYGMGHAVYTRSDPRAVILKRFAARLAAGTEFEAEFKLLESIERLSPEVILRERGIKKDMCANVDMYSGFVYSLLGIPEDLYTPLFACARLAGWSAHRFEELVSGKRIIRPAYKSTRRETRPWVPVEKRLTE